Proteins encoded by one window of Vitis riparia cultivar Riparia Gloire de Montpellier isolate 1030 chromosome 11, EGFV_Vit.rip_1.0, whole genome shotgun sequence:
- the LOC117925407 gene encoding aquaporin NIP1-2-like, producing MTVAVPPYVISQVAGSSLAILTLFVMLNTSIPICATVTQFFSPTTIPEAFTWEVIISFILMLAICGVATDSRAINELSGVTVGATVIVNVLLAGPITGASMNPARSIGPALVSMEFDCLWIYIVAPILGTTTATVIYSLVRLPLPENRL from the exons ATGACGGTTGCG GTGCCACCATATGTTATATCTCAGGTGGCAGGCTCAAGCCTGGCAATTCTCACCCTTTTTGTTATGTTGAACACCAGCATACCTATATGTGCCACGGTCACTCAGTTTTTCAGTCCAACAACTATCCCTGAAGCTTTCACATGGGAAGTCATCATCTCTTTTATTCTAATGCTTGCCATTTGCGGAGTCGCCACTGATAGTAGAGCG ATAAATGAGCTCTCTGGAGTTACAGTAGGAGCCACGGTAATAGTAAATGTCCTCCTTGCAGG GCCAATAACAGGAGCTTCCATGAACCCTGCTAGGAGCATAGGCCCGGCACTTGTCTCAATGGAGTTTGACTGCCTTTGGATCTACATTGTGGCTCCCATTCTAGGAACCACTACAGCAACTGTAATCTACAGTCTTGTTAGGCTTCCCTTGCCTGAGAATCGGCTTTAA
- the LOC117925487 gene encoding transcription factor MYB93-like: MGRSPCCDESGLKKGPWTPEEDHKLVKYIQKQGHGSWRALPKLAGLNRCGKSCRLRWTNYLRPGIKRGKFSREEEETILNLHSILGNKWSAIASHLPGRTDNEIKNFRNTHLKKKLIQMGFDPMTHRPRTDMFASLPDLIALVKLKELMEHQSWEEHAVRLQAEAAQMARLQYLQYLLQSPASVASASNSISGITDMEAFNLLSSLSSIKDTQVLNSYQLETPTPSSFGAGLDSMPFSHLPSLGTPSTFETPSSKGMAQSSNFTVFSQGETLLNSPWLPSASSSSHAYITNPADASSSPSYEGAPPSFWPDGVLIEDPIFREIA; the protein is encoded by the exons ATGGGAAGATCTCCTTGTTGTGATGAGAGTGGCCTCAAGAAAGGGCCTTGGACTCCTGAGGAAGACCATAAACTTGTCAAATATATCCAGAAACAAGGCCATGGAAGCTGGAGAGCCCTCCCCAAACTTGCAG GTCTTAATAGATGTGGGAAGAGTTGCAGATTACGATGGACTAATTATTTGAGGCCTGGTATCAAGAGAGGGAAATTTTCTCGAGAAGAAGAGGAGACAATTCTGAATCTCCATTCTATCCTTGGCAACAA ATGGTCAGCAATTGCTTCCCACCTTCCTGGACGGACCGACAATGAAATCAAGAATTTCCGGAACACCCATCTTAAGAAGAAGCTGATTCAGATGGGTTTCGACCCCATGACTCACCGGCCTCGAACTGATATGTTTGCAAGCTTGCCTGACCTCATAGCTCTGGTTAAGCTGAAGGAGCTTATGGAGCACCAGTCGTGGGAAGAACATGCTGTGAGGCTACAAGCAGAAGCTGCTCAAATGGCTAGACTTCAGTACTTGCAGTATCTCCTTCAATCTCCAGCTTCAGTTGCGTCTGCCTCAAATAGCATCAGTGGCATCACAGACATGGAAGCATTTAATCTCTTGAGTTCACTCTCTTCAATCAAAGACACACAAGTTTTGAATTCTTACCAGTTGGAAACTCCCACCCCATCTTCTTTTGGAGCTGGCCTTGATTCCATGCCCTTCTCTCATTTGCCCAGTTTGGGAACCCCTTCCACCTTCGAAACACCTTCAAGCAAGGGCATGGCTCAGTCTTCTAACTTCACAGTGTTCAGCCAAGGTGAAACCTTGCTTAACTCTCCATGGCTTCCTTCCGCTTCGTCGTCTTCTCATGCTTACATCACCAACCCAGCAGACGCATCTAGTTCTCCAAGCTATGAAGGGGCCCCTCCTTCGTTTTGGCCTGATGGCGTCCTCATTGAAGACCCCATATTTCGTGAGATTGCTTAG
- the LOC117925408 gene encoding pumilio homolog 5-like, with the protein MVQNRSGSAPPSMEGSFAAIGNLMTPQNNLNSSLASLSSAIENSESEEQLRSDPAYFAYYCSNVNLNPRLPPPLISRENQRLEESEDDRSPCQTSDDWPESSSAVMPGQKTASSAGRHKSLVDLIQEDFPHTPSPVYNQSRSSSHAATEELLDLDFHAISLNDSSLEISKLPEPGPGTVDVSASTCTLDAPAIGLMPNKDDAANSFPSSSYSDRKHSSLPLPKDESSDKGGVGALVSEGAGLEVSRVESKTKAPNVSILLVAENNANKQGQKPSYERNAPPHHPYAQQSSPYKVQGVRAQVISQGMSYPYNGMEKLTHALPKFSLVEVQPMTQSPGLTPPLYATAAAYIASGSPFYPNTQPSGLFAPQYGVGGYSLSSALVPQFIGRYPTPAVIPMPFDATSGPSFNARTTGASMGESIPHELQSLNKIYGHHGLMLQPSFLDPLQMQYFQHPFEDAYGSRSARSPYRSSSSCMILMLVIMIPSYASSIMVSSSLIDREENDSASQPPVPRNLLGKFRASTKAIFFSRSIEVWRIDDSEKQSASCVLAMENPAVFLDSRCIDNGDIDKSGLYALAISEISVFVIFGMQRMWRTYEKIKKKFDPVISLFSHSDFDKLLTAIDLLIAFEDLDAN; encoded by the exons ATGGTTCAGAATCGAAGTGGTAGTGCACCACCTAGTATGGAGGGTTCTTTTGCTGCTATTGGGAATCTAATGACTCCACAGAACAATCTGAATTCAAGCTTGGCAAGTTTAAGCAGTGCTATTGAGAATTCTGAGTCTGAGGAACAATTGCGGTCTGATCCAGCCTATTTTGCGTACTACTGCTCTAACGTCAACCTGAATCCAAGGCTTCCTCCACCTCTTATTTCACGGGAGAATCAACGCCTG GAAGAGTCTGAGGATGATAGGTCACCCTGTCAAACCTCAGATGATTGGCCAGAAAGCAGCAGTGCAGTTATGCCTGGACAGAAGACAGCTTCTTCAGCAGGTCGCCATAAAAGTTTGGTTGATCTGATACAGGAGGACTTTCCCCACACCCCATCCCCTGTATATAATCAGTCTCGTTCCTCAAGCCATGCAGCAACGGAGGAACTACTTGATCTTGATTTCCATGCCATTTCATTAAATGATTCTTctcttgaaatttcaaaattaccGGAACCAGGTCCAGGCACTGTTGATGTTTCTGCAAGCACATGCACTCTAGATGCACCTGCTATTGGGTTAATGCCCAATAAGGATGATGCGGCTAACTCTTTTCCAAGCTCATCATATTCTGATAGAAAACACAGCTCATTGCCTCTACCTAAAGATGAATCAAGCGATAAAGGTGGGGTTGGTGCGTTAGTTAGTGAGGGCGCTGGATTGGAGGTTTCTAGAGTGGAGTCTAAAACCAAAGCACCTAATGTATCTATTCTTCTAGTTGCTGAGAATAATGCAAATAAACAAGGACAGAAACCATCGTATGAGAGGAATGCGCCGCCACACCATCCATATGCACAACAAAGCTCTCCATACAAAGTTCAGGGAGTTCGGGCTCAAGTGATCTCTCAAGGAATGAGCTACCCTTATAATGGCATGGAAAAACTTACCCATGCACTCCCTAAGTTCTCTTTAGTTGAGGTACAGCCTATGACGCAGTCTCCTGGACTCACCCCTCCTCTGTATGCAACAGCAGCAGCATATATTGCTTCAGGAAGTCCATTTTACCCTAACACACAGCCATCAGGCCTATTTGCTCCGCAGTATGGGGTGGGTGGATATAGTCTGAGTTCGGCACTTGTTCCTCAATTTATAGGTAGGTACCCTACTCCTGCTGTTATTCCTATGCCTTTTGACGCTACTTCTGGTCCAAGCTTTAATGCTCGAACAACTGGTGCATCAATGGGGGAAAGCATTCCACATGAGTTACAAAGTCTGAATAAGATCTATGGGCATCATGGGTTAATGCTGCAACCTTCTTTTCTGGATCCTCTTCAGATGCAATACTTTCAGCATCCTTTTGAGGACGCATATGGAAGCAGGTCAGCAAGATCGCCTTACCGCAGCAGTTCATCCTGCATGATTTTGATGCTAGTGATCATG ATTCCATCCTATGCTTCTTCGATCATGGTTTCATCTTCTTTGATTGATCGAGAGGAAAATGATTCTGCATCCCAACCTCCTGTTCCGA GAAACCTATTAGGGAAGTTTAGAGCTTCTACAAAGGCAATTTTTTTCAGCCGCTCAATTGAAG TTTGGAGAATTGATGATAGCGAAAAACAGTCAGCCAGCTGTGTTCTTGCAATGGAGAACCCTGCTGTCTTCCTAGATAGCAGGTGCATTGATAATGGGGATATAGATAAGTCAGGCTTATATGCCTTGGCTATTTCTGAAATTagtgtttttgttatttttggtATGCAAAGAATGTGGAGGACTTAC GAGAAGATTAAGAAGAAATTCGATCCAGTAATAAGTTTATTCTCTCATTCAGACTTCGACAAATTGCTCACAGCCATCGACCTTTTGATTGCTTTTGAGGATCTTGACGCCAATTGA